The stretch of DNA GAGTGCTTGAAGGAAAGCGAGTTTGTACACTGCATGTCTTTGTAACAGGGTAGAGAGGAAATACCTGGAGCTGTCCTTTTTTAATCCTGGAGCAAGAAGAGTCGTCGGGCTGATGTGGTGCTCTTTCTCATGCACATCACCCAACTCCCTGTGAGAAAAGCAAGTTAACAACTGGAAACTTACTGCAGGATCCCACAGTATTCTTACTCTTCATGCTCACAGGAAACCCTAGAATGGCCTGAGGACCCATTCTTTGTCTTCGTCCGTTTGTAGGCCCTCTCGAGAGACTTCCATTTGTTCTCGACTTGGATGGTGGTCACACTGCTACCAAACTCCTTTGGGATAGCGTCGGCAAGCGCTTGCCACAACGCACGTTTCGTGCTGTAAGAAATTTGAACAAAATCAAGTATGCATACCTATAATAATTGTTGTGCCATAAAAATGTGGTACTAACCGAAATCCACCCTTCTTTCCCACCATCTCTTTCTGTTCTTTATATTTTGCAATCAAGAACCGAATCTTTGGCCCAGTCCATAGTTCCTGCCCTTCCAGGCTGTCTGACTGGGTAGCCTGACTTCCATCAGATGCTCCAGACTGCTGATTAACGGCCTGGACAGTATGGCTGTTGCTAAGCTGAGTAGACTGGTCTGGACTGGCCGAGCAAAGACGACATCCACCGTGGCACCATCTGGTCAAATACTGGTGTttctcaagcagcacaacactTGACAACAAGCAAAACCCTTCGTAAAGCATTCACGTAGCTCTCTGGGTTGCTTGACAACCTACCTGAATGCTTTACAAGTGGTCCAGTCCGTTACACAGACCGATATCTAGTAAGGCCTCAAATTCGCCTTAAAAGGAAGTCAAGGAACCGCCAAGGAAGTCATGCTTTAGCCTGGCAATTTGAACTGAGTCACGCTTTTGCTAATAGCTTTGGATGTCGATTTTAATTATGCTTTTGCACAAATACATAATTTAGCTGACTCGTACTTCACACGGCTATTTATGCATAGTGACTGAGGACTGTATCAGGTATTTCTCGATAAAACCATGCAGTTTCTTAACGCAGGTAACAGGAAACGCAGGTAACACGAAAGCTATGGTACAGGAAGAACACAAGCGGGAAACATGCGAAGGGTAGGCCACGCCGATAAGCAAAACGCGGCATCATATTATGACAGTCCCGTCAGCGCTTGGTGACTTCTGGCAGATACACCGTGTGGCAGCACATAGACCACAGACCATAAACACCTTATGAGCATGGGAGTCATAAATGACTCACGTGGCGGTCCTATTATAGTACAAAAACTAAGGCGGTTCTAGTCTTGTTGAGGCCGAAGATCGAGCTCATAGTATGCCTAACACGTTAACATACCTGGCGTCTTATATGCATAAGTGTTCCCGTTGTGAACACGGAAACCGTCTTGTGACAGAACCGGCGTTAGCGACGTCTCGACACCGTTCACTGTCACGATCAAGTTGTCTGCCGCCATCGCTGAACGGCTGAACTCGCCCGGCACTAACTCGGCAGCAAGTGCAAGATTTTGCTGCACGGACCCTGCACCACGCCTGCACTTTTCTGAAACGAATGAGGCGGTGCAGGGGGCGCTCGACTGCACTGGCgaaacgaacgggcgagtgcagcaccaccggaactggttcaggcagtgcaggcctaatcgaacgtacctatCATGGTGAGCTAGAAGCTCACCATATACCTATTGTGACGGCCAGTGTTGCCATGTGCCAGTGCTGTCTGCGCGCTGTCCTTTGCAGCTCGGTTTCAATGGTGAACATTGTTACTGTAATCAATTTACGAGGAAACAAATGAGCAGTAAGCATAAAATAAACATGAAATAAGTAATACTGCGCCCTTCCCGTGCTGTAATCACCTGTTCTAGAAAGAAAAGGCGGCCTTGAGTGCAAGGGGAAGGTAGCAGCGTTTCGGTTCCGGAGTTGCCGACAGCCGGCCGCGGTTATCGGATAAAGCTAATTACGCTGAGTGCGACTTTGACGCTCGCTGCATCACAAGAAACAATGCGGCTGAAACAACTGACCAGACATCCTTGACTAGAACCTTAGAACATGTGGAATTAGGGGAAACTCCGACGGAGTAATGAAACGATTGAAAGACTGGTTtgacctagagtcactaaataggggacagagtatcgcattccttttccgcgcggAAGCCgacgttcggtgtccgcgattgggccgatcgtgtcacgtggtttctccttccaagaacccgtcgtcatgttgagtcccctccatccaaaaccggtttcctctgtTGCGAGCTCGCTCGCCTGCGCGCTGTTcaccggcggagaagggggcgGTTGCCGTCCCATTGcgaggcgacgcagccgcgccggacccaagatggcggtgtcgctcgccggcgtggctcagtgtcgctactctgctccctatttagtgactctagtttgaCCCTGGGGATGGTAATTGTGGTGGTCCTTCCTTTATGGGACTGCCGCCACAGCCGAAAAATATTCGTCTCTCCCGGAAGAGCCTCGTAAgcgcacaaacaaacataccgctgaaagatgaaagtcactgaaaaggttagccagctgttggattcgaacccacatcttctgaattacgAGTCCCGAGCTCTACCAATTGacctaagctaacacgccttctcagcgacttccagggtgcgtcatctgaaggtacaaaccagtcactctctttCATTCATCCTcctggctaatcttttcagtgactttcacctttcatcgttaatttcttaggcaacttgaggccttgtatgtgtttgtcccttctatgttgttccagcctcaggacatcagttctctcatgttcaacatttgccgcttgcgtcgatccctgtcctatgaatgtgtgtatgagtgtgcaaaaatgtaagagcgaaaggaggataagtgaaagagagtgactggtttgtcccttcagatgaagcaccctggaagtcgctgagaaggcgtgttagcttaggtcaattggtagagccctggactggtaattcagaagatgtgggttcgaatcctacagctggctaaccttttcagtgactttcatctttcatcgttaatgtcttaggcaacttgaggctttctatgtgtttgtcccttctatattgttccagccccagaacatcagttctctcatgttcacaCATACCGCCTCAGGTGCATTCTGTCGTCGCTAAAGACATGGGGCCCTGACACCATAGAAATCATGAGGATGAtttctccttatgatttctatgcccgACACTCTTACGTTCAACTTTTGGGTGCGacgacttgttttctttttacacaATTAATACACACTGAAAAGACAACATACGAAAAGAGGAGTGTCACTGGAATTGCGAAGACAGCAGAAAGATTACATAATGTGAATTGGAATGATTTACGGGCTCGGCGCCCCCGGGGAAGAGGTTGTACCTCACAGCACAAGCTCGCCGAGAATTCTTTGGGGCTccgactttctttctttttaatgtaatgGCCTGCTTCCTGGAGATGTGGATTACAGCTTTGAAGCCAGTGCAAGCAAGCTTCCCAGGCCGCAGGATCGTGCTGAATATTGTTCTTCAATGTATACACCTGCAATACCCACTATTCCCAATGTTGTTGTCTTGTCAGCATTGCTTCATTCGTAATAAAGTGTTTGGTGTTGGCTGGTGGACTTGCGAATCTTGCTGCACTGTATCTGGAGTTTTGCTTCCCGAATTGTGATTGTGCTTCGTGCACAAGTCATGCCCATGTCATGCGAGCTTCCAAGGTGTCACACAAGACATTCTGCCATATCTAGAGTATCTTTCCACAAGTGAGTGTAATTATTCACTAACATTCCCTAACCCCTTTATTGGAGACATAGAAATAATCAAATCATTGTTTCTATTCATAGGACTGTCAATACTTCTATCAATATTGCAGGTTTCCCCACCACAGACGTGTACAAGATacccaaaaatgtatttaagataagataataaatactaacgttagaatgtaattaagatagagtacaaagtacttcaaaaagtatttgaaatacaattaaaatactatttatccttgaacgcaaaaagtcaccggtcactggtcaatgcggcaagttcCCGCTATGCCATATGaaatgaatcacctaaaccccgcgcacaacgctagccgccgctgtgtgataggagtcttctgaacacaagtcccaaaaagatgcaaagagataccacataactccactaagtatacgtgacccagaacaaagcaaattTCTAGCAGGTcccgaggtcagaattcggcgtcaccgcgtcagggcacatataatagaaccctcactggccaaggattagtacacacggggcaagatctctaaatcgagacttccaagaagggtcAATGTCCGGGTCTAGAGTCActatccgggtcaagtccgagggactgaGGAagtttccactgaacaagcaagataatgaaaagacgagacacagaaagtttgagagggagatctaAAATAGGTAATTAGAGTATtcagtagaaaataccatacaatgtattttaaatagagtacaaatacacacaacaaaaagtattgagtagagtaccaaaataccgcaaattgtatttaaaatacagtattttaaatacaatactccaaatacgtacaagtctgccccACTATGACCCCATACTTTTGAGACAGTGGCTTCAAAGCGTATCTGAGCAGTCTTTTCACCCTTCTCAGACTCAAAGGATATGTTCCAAACACTTCGAGCCCTCATGCTTTTACTTTAGCCACAACAAGAAATGTCCGAAGCCAGGTGCTATCCCCACTATTTTCTCCTGGAAACAGGACAGCGGCACGGTAGTAtattaatttcattttgtgaCGCAGAGAGTTCAATACACTCTTTCGGGGTATTGGCAGCGTTTGCAACAGGTCGGGGGTCCATGATGTCCATTCTTAACTTGTCCATGAAATATGCAGGACTGGCACTCACACAAGATGTGGtacattacaatttatttcgtatgaaaAAGTGATGTGGCCTTTGAATAACAGGACAGATGAAAGCAATCTTGGAGCAAGAATGAGGTCGTGTACACACACGATGCCTGTCAAGAAAATCATTACTTACATTTGTTTTCTTACTTACTTACATAATTACATCTTGTCACCTCTGGCAGGAGTAGGCAGTAATATTCAAGATTTTTATTATAGTTCAAGTAAGTAACAGTTCCAGAAAAGTACTAATGTCAGAGATATGCAATAGCTATGACTGAGGTGTAACTGACATGCGAGTTCAAAATCAATACCTCAATTTGGAGCATTATAGAGTAAATCCTCTTTCAGTCAAACGTCACATTAGCCGAAACTTATGCTCAACTCAAACACACCATGGTGCACAGGGATATTCATTCTGTTGTAAAGTGCAGTCCACTAGTCGAATTACTGCTTTGCTCAAACAAGAAGTGCTGCATACTGGCTGTTGCAATTACTAAGTATTTACTGTAGCTCACAGTAAAGTGCACCTAGGAAATAGGTATTATAATGAataagcaaatactgaaaactctTTAATTGTACTGTGGTACAAAGCTTTACTATTAATGCTTGGCTCAACACTCTGGCGATACCTTTTTCTGAAGGTGATGAAGCGCTTTCACTTGTTTGCGAGTTACGGTGCCACATTCATGTAATTCCAGAGCATATGACTGCAGTGTCCACAGCCTGTGAAATTAGGACTTACAAAATTGTGAAAATGAGAGCGCTCATGCAACAGATTTGAAAACACAGTCTCTACATGCATATACGCGCGGTGAAATTACTTCAAGTCAGAATGAATTGAGCAGAAGTGTGTTTTGGTTAATCACATTGTCATCAACAATGTAGCATAACTCTACCATAAAGTCCACTACATAGATCAAGAACATCTATTACTACAGCTCTGAGCCCGAACATATCATCTCACTGGTGAAAGTGATCATGAAGCGATTCCTGCTGTTGAGGCTGCACGAACTGTCTCACAAGGTAACAGAGAAATCCCAGAAGGCCTACATCATGAGCAAGCTGACAAAACAAGTGCTCTTCATGAACCAGTGAGGCGGAAGTCACGACCAGACCAATAAACGAGTTCGACCAGTCATGTTCGTTACATGTGCAAAATCTCCTTTAATATTTAGGCGCCAAGCGTCCTATTCAAAATTTATGCTACAACTATGAGAGCACCTATCACTTTTAAGGCCTCCCATTTTcctgtgtctgtgtgtctgcTTAGTGAAGAACGCCGAGCTCAATGGAGGTCACATATGAAACCAGATCACcgttcatgcatttttcaatatgacagagtAGCTTACAATATCTAAACTTCTTGCAGAGACCAAGTTATATCGGTAACACGCACTGAAAATTTGAGTATTGACGTTCAATCTCGGGAAGAAATTACGCAGCGTACGTGTTTACAGACATTATTTGTCATGCTAGCACAACCTGCGGttgaaacaggtatacgagaccTGACATAAAATGCTAGCATGACGTTGCAGCGTACAAATATTTGGAGAGGCACATTCGGGAGGCAGAAAAACGGATACGTACCTGCACCAGCTGccatttttgtttctgttttttgtgGATATGCTTGGTTATCTGGCGCTCATGCACTTCCGGTCAGCTTCGGCTACTACAATATGGCGAAGCCCGCGCTTTGCCGTTGAGGAGGAAAGTCCCTCCgttcaactcctttgctctctcccattttcctcctCAAGCTTTTGATTCTAGCTTCTCCATATGATTTCTATGCGGCTCAGAAAGGGAAGCCGGAAGTTG from Ornithodoros turicata isolate Travis unplaced genomic scaffold, ASM3712646v1 Chromosome13, whole genome shotgun sequence encodes:
- the LOC135372130 gene encoding uncharacterized protein LOC135372130, encoding MLYEGFCLLSSVVLLEKHQYLTRWCHGGCRLCSASPDQSTQLSNSHTVQAVNQQSGASDGSQATQSDSLEGQELWTGPKIRFLIAKYKEQKEMVGKKGGFRTKRALWQALADAIPKEFGSSVTTIQVENKWKSLERAYKRTKTKNGSSGHSRVSCEHEEELGDVHEKEHHISPTTLLAPGLKKDSSSTPTDTEGCSSPRTRHRRLPNRALRRVVKPTLCRVVRSDGRKSGPLSKPFFTHWRNPEKNVLKDSRKTCLYYSALWWHLKNVIKHTLAALQHYT